A genomic stretch from Schistosoma haematobium chromosome 2, whole genome shotgun sequence includes:
- the EXOC8 gene encoding Exocyst complex component 8 (EggNog:ENOG4112SCY~COG:U~BUSCO:EOG091G0349), producing the protein MLEKVNIISSEAASKMKRAVFENYKLFIKAGKAASQLENTMHQIHNEFTEKQRVMNTLTELSLFNDIITDVSASERAVSISQVDEKTENLPCSEHSGISATQLAELVEGASVLVGDSSRRVIFDGDLRELSMNDFTFVCMARVFVLTDTLVIAYHSQSGSSYPYRLQSTYDLNNFAVANFPPMDRLQTPNNAFKLIVFPTNRLFQTETPSDKKRWLTLLDEAMRKYRNTNSYVASNLKSDSHITTNSYDVLDHNSMKLSMLPPKVSAEAVVAGHKALSSTLPDCVDLLTPIDKLDLSAKKNPFDDSHETVKSPMAKVGSHKSRHNWLWDVPEDLDVAISERNFQRATNLIVKAKESLNQILTGDISKPSMDTNIQSSNSSTPGQISDTVDHRSKTDWEKLSKRIERNERNLTESLQYELVSAACRHGAPKSVKAAVSQLGLLGKASLAAELFLVYRSQVMTKSLTHGVHQEGNQLIYLNKLSLTFHRNLAETAVEWCQSVVKPLGEILASKTNGISPQQFENICSLKFYSWTLDETEKFGQQLRVLLIDSHAVSFYSMAYAAQRIKAHADKLTELLSVDISSTLNRSLSRAWKRAADEQSRLLCEAVENRAKQESWETLSNLPKGEQDKIIADLLEFGILNQYTAADYGLKLTMSTYYLIRSLRQFIQSVHLLNCSELDLTLISCFVQTLNSELDCFERVSPIDISDPARQSVIIINLEFLIKTIVPKFANILNCSENSTIQQLVCSLKTSLQNIKGLEEEETVVVTTAAKKSNVVVDEEGNDVI; encoded by the exons ATGCTGGAAAAAGTTAACATTATATCCTCTGAAGCTGCCAGCAAGATGAAACGTGCAGTTTTTGAAAATTACAAACTGTTTATTAAGGCTGGTAAAGCCGCTAGCCAATTAGAAAATACAATGCACCAAATTCACAACGAATTTACTGAGAAGCAACGTGTAATGAATACTCTTACTGAGCTATCTTTATTTAACG ACATTATTACTGATGTATCTGCTTCAGAACGTGCTGTGTCCATATCACAGGTTGATGAAAAAACTGAAAACTTACCCTGTAGTGAGCATTCTGGAATTTCGGCAACCCAATTGGCCGAACTGGTAGAGGGAGCTTCT GTTTTGGTCGGGGATTCAAGTCGTCGTGTTATATTTGATGGGGATCTGCGCGAATTAAGTATGAATGATTTCACTTTTGTTTGCATGGCTCGGGTCTTTGTATTAACAGATACTTTGGTTATTGCATATCACAGTCAATCTGGTTC CTCGTACCCATATCGTCTTCAGTCAACGTATGATTTGAACAACTTTGCTGTGGCTAATTTTCCTCCCATGGATCGCCTTCAAACTCCAAATAATGCGTTTAAATTAATAGTTTTTCCTACTAATCGtcttttccaaactgaaacGCCCAGTGACAAG aaaCGTTGGTTAACATTATTGGATGAAGCGATGCGTAAATATCGAAATACTAATTCGTATGTTGCATCAAATTTAAAATCCGATTCCCATATTACTACAAATTCTTATGACGTTTTGGATCACAATTCTATGAAGTTGAGTATGTTACCTCCAAAGGTATCTGCTGAAGCTGTTGTTGCTGGTCATAAAGCTTTGTCTTCCACTTTACCTGATTGTGTAGACCTCTTAACACCTATCGATAAATTGGACTTGTCTGCTAAAAAAAATCCTTTTGATGATTCCCATGAAA CTGTTAAATCTCCCATGGCAAAAGTTGGAAGTCATAAATCTCGACATAATTGGTTATGGGATGTACCAGAAGATTTAGATGTAGCAATTTCTGAACGAAATTTTCAACGTGCTACTAATTTAATTGTAAAAGCTAAAGAATCATTAAATCAAATACTGACTGGAGATATATCAAAACCATCTATGGATACAAATATACAGTCATCTAATTCTAGTACACCAGGTCAAATATCTGATACTGTTGATCATAGATCTAAAACAGATTGGGAGAAATTATCTAAGCGTATTGAACGTAACGAACGAAATCTTACAGAATCTTTGCAATATGAATTAGTATCAGCAGCTTGTAGACATG GCGCTCCTAAATCCGTGAAAGCAGCTGTTTCTCAATTAGGTTTACTTGGTAAAGCATCTCTTGCAGCTGAATTATTTCTAGTTTATCGTTCACAAGTAATGACAAAGTCTTTAACACATGGTGTACATCAAGAAGGCAATCAATTaatctatttaaataaattatcgCTTACTTTCCATCGAAATTTAGCTGAAACAGCTGTAGAATGGTGTCAAAGTGTAGTTAAACCGTTGGGTGAAATTCTTGCCTCAAAAACTAATGGTATATCACCGCAACAATTTGAAAATATCTGTTCTTTAA aATTTTATAGTTGGACATTGGATGAGACCGAGAAATTCGGTCAACAACTTCGTGTTCTACTGATCGATAGTCATGCAGTATCATTTTATTCAATGGCTTATGCTGCTCAACGAATTAAGGCACATGCTGATAAG CTTACTGAATTACTGAGTGTTGATATTTCTTCTACTCTCAATCGAAGCTTATCACGTGCATGGAAACGTGCTGCTGATGAACAGTCACGTTTACTCTGTGAAGCTGTTGAAAATCGTGCAAAA CAAGAATCTTGGGAAACTTTATCAAATCTACCTAAAGGGGAACAAGATAAAATCATTGCAGATCTATTGGAATTCGGAATCCTCAACCAATATACCGCAGCTGATT atgGTTTAAAATTAACAATGAGTACATATTACCTTATTCGGTCCCTACGACAATTTATTCAAAGTGTCCATCTATTAAATTGTTCCGAGTTAGATTTAACTTTAATATCGTGTTTCGTACAAACATTAAATTCAGAACTTGATTGTTTTGAACGTGTTTCACCTATTGATATTTCTGATCCGGCTAGA caATCTGTCATTATAATCAATTTAGAATTTTTAATCAAGACCATTGTGCCCAAATTTGCTAATATTTTAAATTGTTCCGAAAATTCAACTATCCAACAACTGGTCTGCAGTTTGAAAACGTCACTTCAAAATATTAAAGGTTTAGAAGAGGAAGAAACAGTGGTGGTGACGACGGCGGCGAAAAAATCGAATGTTGTTGTTGACGAAGAAGGAAATGATGTTATATAA